One window from the genome of Candidatus Chlorohelix allophototropha encodes:
- a CDS encoding MaoC/PaaZ C-terminal domain-containing protein, whose product MNKLYFEDVQIGDQLPSLTKAPVTHVQLVRYAGASGDFNPLHTDSDVGKAVGIGGTIAHGMLIMGFVGQMVSDYLGDPTNLRRFRVRFQNMTRLGDVITCSGYVVSKYEEAGKGYIEAQVQAVDATGDRKVAGSFIATLSLRALV is encoded by the coding sequence ATGAACAAACTGTATTTTGAGGATGTGCAAATAGGCGATCAACTTCCTTCTCTTACCAAAGCGCCCGTAACTCATGTTCAATTGGTGCGCTATGCGGGCGCATCAGGCGATTTTAACCCACTCCACACCGACTCGGATGTTGGCAAGGCGGTTGGTATTGGCGGTACTATCGCACATGGAATGCTGATTATGGGCTTTGTAGGTCAAATGGTTAGTGATTATCTGGGTGACCCAACGAATTTGCGCCGCTTTCGGGTGCGCTTTCAGAACATGACTCGCCTTGGCGATGTAATAACCTGTAGCGGTTATGTGGTTAGCAAATATGAAGAGGCGGGTAAGGGCTATATTGAGGCGCAAGTGCAAGCGGTGGATGCTACGGGAGATCGCAAGGTAGCAGGTAGCTTTATCGCTACTTTGTCGTTGCGTGCTTTAGTTTAA
- the rimI gene encoding ribosomal protein S18-alanine N-acetyltransferase, with the protein MPFLIESMRVEDIPEVVEIERICFATPWPASAYRRELQNTSSTRYVVVRQLENESEAPTDTEPPFLDRLMSHLDNTRPDKPSPATANPVVGYAGLWMMMDEAHITTIGVHPLYRGKRLGELMLVGLIDIAMQLGSSWLTLEVRVSNNVAQNLYRKYYFDVKGVRRKYYTDNDEDAYVMWTDNITTPEYRQRYYQTKRELLDSLANQGEVTPVPDAFAPLVDSPSPAS; encoded by the coding sequence ATGCCTTTCTTGATCGAGTCTATGCGAGTTGAAGACATCCCCGAAGTGGTGGAAATTGAACGAATCTGTTTTGCCACGCCTTGGCCCGCCAGTGCGTACCGACGTGAACTGCAAAATACCAGTTCAACCCGTTACGTGGTAGTTCGTCAACTTGAAAACGAGTCAGAAGCGCCCACCGACACCGAACCGCCTTTTCTCGACCGCCTGATGTCACACTTGGATAATACCCGCCCCGATAAACCATCCCCCGCCACTGCTAACCCGGTGGTTGGTTATGCCGGACTTTGGATGATGATGGATGAAGCCCATATAACAACAATCGGGGTTCACCCTTTATACCGAGGCAAGCGATTGGGTGAGCTAATGCTGGTGGGCTTGATTGATATTGCCATGCAGTTGGGTTCAAGCTGGCTAACCCTTGAGGTACGAGTCAGCAATAACGTGGCGCAAAACCTCTATCGAAAATATTATTTCGATGTTAAGGGAGTGCGCCGCAAATATTACACCGATAACGATGAAGATGCCTATGTAATGTGGACTGATAATATTACTACCCCAGAATATCGGCAGCGTTATTACCAAACTAAACGCGAGCTTCTTGATTCACTGGCAAATCAAGGTGAAGTAACGCCTGTTCCAGATGCCTTTGCGCCGCTGGTAGACTCTCCTTCGCCCGCTTCGTAA
- a CDS encoding MaoC family dehydratase N-terminal domain-containing protein, which yields MVNRELIGKVLSTYTFEIEKGKIREFVSAIGDPNPIYRSEEAAHAAGYPAIPVPPTFPTVVNIWGNNEGFSIPDALGVPSPRLLHGEEDYTYLAPVYAGDTITSTITLKSVEEKQGNTGKLEIILFEVVHTNQRGEEVLHGHQVVVAR from the coding sequence ATGGTTAATCGCGAGTTAATCGGTAAGGTTCTGTCTACCTATACCTTTGAGATTGAGAAGGGCAAAATTCGTGAGTTTGTGAGCGCAATTGGTGATCCCAACCCTATTTATCGCAGCGAGGAAGCGGCACACGCCGCCGGTTATCCTGCTATCCCGGTGCCGCCCACCTTTCCCACCGTGGTAAATATCTGGGGTAATAATGAAGGATTTTCTATTCCAGATGCGTTGGGTGTGCCAAGTCCGCGCCTTTTGCATGGCGAGGAAGATTATACCTATCTTGCGCCGGTGTACGCCGGGGATACCATTACCAGCACTATCACCCTGAAAAGTGTCGAGGAAAAACAGGGCAATACCGGCAAGTTGGAAATAATCCTTTTCGAGGTAGTGCATACTAACCAGCGTGGGGAAGAAGTTTTACATGGGCATCAGGTGGTAGTGGCGCGTTAG
- the deoC gene encoding deoxyribose-phosphate aldolase produces MIDHTLLKPQATEADIKRLCEEARFYAFGAVCVNPIYVKLCVRELAGSNVKVCTVAGFPLGANVEAIKVSEAQTAINHGAKEVDMVINIGLLKAGEFDLVKREISSVAHHCHTGRSICKVIIEAALLEEAEKIKACELAKEAGADFVKTSTGFVPGGGARAVDVRLMRNVVGPKMGVKASGGIRNLDDVLKLIAAGATRLGTSSSVKIMQELLHPSEPSEE; encoded by the coding sequence ATGATAGACCATACGTTGCTAAAGCCCCAAGCAACCGAAGCCGACATCAAACGACTATGTGAAGAAGCACGTTTCTACGCATTCGGCGCTGTATGTGTCAATCCCATCTATGTGAAGTTATGTGTAAGGGAATTGGCGGGTTCTAATGTAAAAGTTTGCACAGTAGCAGGTTTCCCATTGGGTGCAAACGTGGAAGCCATCAAAGTTTCCGAAGCGCAAACCGCTATAAATCATGGGGCTAAAGAAGTGGACATGGTTATCAATATCGGGTTGCTCAAGGCGGGTGAATTTGATCTGGTAAAGCGTGAAATTTCCAGCGTGGCGCACCATTGCCATACCGGACGCTCCATCTGCAAAGTCATAATTGAAGCCGCGCTATTGGAAGAAGCCGAGAAAATCAAAGCCTGTGAACTGGCAAAAGAAGCGGGCGCAGATTTTGTAAAAACCAGTACCGGTTTTGTACCGGGTGGCGGCGCGCGCGCAGTTGATGTACGCCTAATGCGCAACGTGGTAGGTCCGAAGATGGGTGTAAAAGCCTCTGGCGGTATCCGCAACCTTGATGATGTGTTAAAGCTCATCGCAGCGGGTGCAACTCGTCTCGGCACCAGTAGCAGCGTAAAAATTATGCAGGAATTGCTGCACCCTAGCGAACCCTCAGAAGAATAA
- the tsaB gene encoding tRNA (adenosine(37)-N6)-threonylcarbamoyltransferase complex dimerization subunit type 1 TsaB, whose product MIIAFDTSTAYAGVALFREDGLLAECNWRAHRDQTTQLLPMTKKLLESQNLKPDTITGVAVALGPGSFNGLRVGVSTAKGMALALGLPLYGVSSLDMLAYQHSYLNGNLCTIIEAGRGRLGIGFYKVKNGKWNRQGDYENVTASELATKISVPTFIAGELTVAQLQELESLTGKNVQILPAAASLRRAGYLAEMSWLRLKQGDMGDDIADLQPIYLHQPVKQ is encoded by the coding sequence ATGATTATCGCTTTCGACACTTCAACCGCATATGCCGGAGTAGCGCTGTTCCGCGAGGATGGGCTATTGGCAGAATGTAACTGGCGCGCACATCGCGACCAAACCACCCAGTTGTTACCCATGACCAAAAAATTGCTCGAAAGCCAAAACCTGAAGCCCGATACCATAACCGGGGTAGCGGTAGCATTGGGTCCCGGTTCATTCAACGGTTTACGGGTAGGAGTCAGCACTGCAAAGGGCATGGCGTTGGCGTTGGGCTTGCCGCTTTACGGAGTAAGCAGCCTTGATATGCTGGCATACCAACACAGCTACCTGAACGGCAACCTTTGTACTATCATTGAAGCAGGAAGAGGCAGGCTCGGAATCGGATTTTATAAGGTGAAAAACGGCAAGTGGAACAGGCAGGGCGACTACGAGAATGTAACGGCAAGTGAATTGGCAACCAAAATTAGCGTCCCTACCTTTATCGCCGGTGAACTTACCGTCGCTCAGTTGCAAGAATTAGAGAGTTTAACCGGAAAAAATGTCCAGATATTACCCGCCGCCGCAAGCCTTCGACGCGCTGGTTATCTGGCGGAAATGAGTTGGCTAAGGCTAAAACAGGGCGATATGGGCGATGATATTGCCGATTTACAACCTATTTATTTGCATCAACCCGTCAAGCAGTAG
- the tsaE gene encoding tRNA (adenosine(37)-N6)-threonylcarbamoyltransferase complex ATPase subunit type 1 TsaE, producing MTQPSPSTSGFSRKKNFDPATVVDFVSHSASQTRSTGVVLGKLAQPGDIILLAGELGAGKTTLTKGIAEGLDIKGIVNSPTFTLVNEYRGRIPLYHMDCYRLENGRDALDFGVEEYLYGDGLTVIEWAERIEDVLPKETLTVRLTTLNETKRGIRLEPIGERYITFVARFKEEAFGIYKS from the coding sequence TTGACGCAACCCTCTCCGTCCACCTCCGGATTCTCCCGCAAAAAAAACTTCGACCCGGCTACGGTGGTAGATTTTGTAAGCCATTCCGCCTCACAAACTCGCTCTACCGGAGTTGTGCTAGGTAAGTTGGCGCAACCCGGCGATATTATTTTGCTGGCGGGCGAACTAGGCGCAGGTAAAACTACCCTTACCAAAGGTATAGCCGAAGGTCTGGACATCAAGGGTATCGTTAATTCACCTACTTTTACGCTGGTGAACGAATACCGCGGAAGAATCCCGCTTTACCATATGGATTGTTATCGCCTTGAAAACGGACGTGACGCGCTCGATTTCGGAGTGGAAGAATACCTGTATGGGGATGGTCTGACGGTTATAGAATGGGCAGAACGCATTGAGGATGTTTTGCCGAAAGAAACCCTCACGGTGCGCCTTACTACACTGAATGAAACCAAGCGGGGAATACGCCTTGAGCCGATAGGGGAGCGTTACATCACTTTTGTTGCTAGATTTAAGGAAGAAGCCTTCGGGATATACAAATCATGA